Proteins co-encoded in one Nonomuraea helvata genomic window:
- a CDS encoding TetR/AcrR family transcriptional regulator encodes METDRERTRRPGGRSARVRAAVHQAVTDLVAERGYGNFTVGEVANRAGVADTSIYRRWGTLEALTMDVAITWLTATSPIPDTGSLEGDLRAYAANVARDVTGPDGPAVLRLVIALSTAGQDGMRARDAFLAERSSQLQTMLDRARARGEQPPDVLEVLDHILAPMYIRILFGAGPLTHDYVDTLVDRLLPLTGPAEG; translated from the coding sequence ATGGAGACGGACCGAGAGCGGACCCGACGGCCGGGAGGCCGCAGCGCCCGCGTCCGCGCGGCGGTGCACCAGGCCGTCACCGACCTGGTCGCCGAGCGCGGGTACGGCAATTTCACCGTCGGCGAGGTGGCGAACCGCGCCGGTGTGGCCGACACGAGCATCTACCGCCGATGGGGCACCCTCGAGGCGCTGACCATGGACGTGGCGATCACCTGGCTGACCGCCACGTCCCCGATCCCCGACACCGGAAGCCTGGAAGGCGACCTGCGCGCCTACGCCGCCAACGTGGCCCGCGACGTCACCGGGCCCGACGGGCCGGCCGTGCTGCGCCTGGTCATCGCCCTGTCCACGGCAGGTCAGGACGGCATGCGGGCGCGCGACGCGTTCCTCGCCGAGCGCTCCAGCCAACTCCAGACCATGCTCGACCGGGCCCGTGCACGAGGCGAACAGCCGCCGGACGTCCTGGAGGTGCTCGACCACATCCTGGCCCCCATGTACATCCGCATCCTTTTCGGCGCGGGCCCCCTCACGCACGACTACGTCGACACGCTCGTGGACCGCCTGCTCCCCCTCACGGGACCCGCTGAAGGCTGA
- a CDS encoding ATP-binding protein has product MTAVLDISPREAEVLELVRAHLSNAEIAARLCISVRTVESHVSSLLRKLEVPDRRALAQRAPEPVGTGPSRPAPVLPAPLTSFIGRVSERAVLTEMLKEHRQVTAVGPGGVGKTRLALAVAAEAAGEYSDGVWFVDLVPVTDAGMVAAAVAGALGLGEQPGHGMTESVLAALADRHTLLVLDNCEQVVDGVALFLERLLATCPRVTVLATSRARLMVPFERVYPVPPLSLAVDGESDAVALFMERATAVGWPLDPPLFEHIAEICERLDGMALAIELAAARYPTLGLDGITTALSHPLRMLTGGSRAEDRHRSVRAALDWSHALLEPADRALLRQVSVFVAPFTAAAAAEVSGSEEGLVADGLARLAEQSLLVVTACPSGTGYRALETIRQYGKERLTEAGELAETRSRHLRWCLAEAAGLAVVGADWRARFDAVADDLRAALAWAADQPEQRADARRLARHLAELTFTRHLVGESQGRYEQAAALADDPAATASMLRHAAAVAGCRMRGDDMYRLHLAAAEAARRAGDTAVAACDLATIATNAYRFASKFARKLPAEETAALIAQARELAGADPAAQAAVALAEAARELNDAIGAAHGQPDDSGPEKIARAERAVELTHRAGDPLAESAALDVLTGALSWAGDAFAAAATARRRIALLSSAPNTPAATHELIEALGEAAEAGLGTGDLPGARRWARQLADHPLLAEVGHRATSWLLVADALAGNVDQVLSGSIRFLDAWRRAGSPPTSALGPAVAAVVMIHSLRDDHDARREWGTVLDQFGTTPEHAYGYGAVFDAMLLLHHGQASEALERMASEAGEVWKWVTWIWLHWYVALRSEATVLAGSIDARARLADARTVTAGNPVARAIVERAEALLDNDRERLLATADVFDAAGCRYQSARTLVLAGGDHAARGAAALAELGLTPMALT; this is encoded by the coding sequence GTGACCGCAGTGCTGGACATTTCTCCTCGGGAAGCCGAGGTACTGGAGCTGGTCAGGGCCCATCTCAGCAACGCCGAGATCGCGGCACGACTGTGCATCTCCGTGCGTACCGTGGAGAGTCACGTCTCCTCGCTGCTGCGCAAGCTGGAGGTGCCGGATCGACGGGCGCTCGCCCAGCGTGCGCCCGAGCCGGTCGGCACCGGCCCGTCTCGCCCGGCACCGGTGCTCCCGGCCCCGCTGACCTCGTTCATCGGCCGGGTGAGCGAGCGGGCCGTACTCACCGAGATGCTCAAGGAGCACCGCCAGGTGACCGCGGTCGGTCCCGGCGGCGTGGGCAAGACCCGGCTCGCGCTGGCGGTGGCCGCGGAAGCGGCCGGCGAGTACTCCGACGGGGTGTGGTTCGTCGACCTCGTCCCGGTCACCGACGCGGGCATGGTCGCGGCCGCGGTCGCCGGTGCGCTCGGCCTCGGTGAGCAGCCCGGCCATGGCATGACCGAGTCCGTGCTCGCCGCGCTGGCCGACCGTCATACCTTGCTGGTGCTGGACAACTGCGAGCAAGTGGTGGACGGGGTGGCGCTGTTTCTCGAGCGGCTGCTGGCGACGTGCCCTCGAGTGACGGTGCTGGCGACCAGCCGGGCCCGGTTGATGGTGCCGTTCGAACGGGTGTATCCGGTCCCGCCGCTGTCGCTGGCCGTCGACGGCGAATCGGACGCGGTCGCGTTGTTCATGGAACGGGCGACGGCGGTCGGCTGGCCGCTGGACCCTCCACTGTTCGAGCACATCGCCGAGATCTGCGAGCGGCTGGACGGAATGGCGCTGGCGATCGAGCTGGCCGCCGCCCGGTATCCCACCCTCGGACTGGATGGCATCACCACTGCCCTGTCCCACCCGCTCCGGATGCTCACCGGCGGCTCCCGGGCCGAAGACCGGCATCGCTCGGTACGGGCGGCGCTGGACTGGAGCCACGCCCTGCTGGAGCCGGCCGACCGGGCGCTGCTGCGCCAGGTGTCGGTGTTCGTGGCGCCGTTCACCGCTGCCGCGGCGGCGGAGGTGTCCGGGTCCGAGGAAGGTCTGGTCGCCGACGGGCTGGCCCGGCTGGCCGAACAGAGCCTGCTGGTGGTGACGGCCTGCCCGAGCGGGACCGGGTACCGGGCGTTGGAGACCATCAGGCAGTACGGGAAGGAACGGCTCACCGAGGCCGGTGAGCTGGCCGAGACCCGATCCCGCCACCTTCGCTGGTGCCTGGCCGAGGCCGCCGGCCTGGCGGTGGTGGGAGCGGACTGGCGGGCCCGGTTCGACGCGGTCGCGGACGACCTCCGCGCCGCCCTGGCGTGGGCGGCCGACCAGCCGGAGCAGCGCGCGGATGCCCGCCGCCTCGCCCGGCACCTGGCGGAGCTGACGTTCACCCGTCACCTGGTCGGCGAGTCCCAGGGGCGTTATGAGCAGGCCGCCGCGCTCGCCGACGATCCCGCCGCCACCGCGTCGATGCTCCGGCATGCTGCGGCCGTGGCCGGCTGCCGGATGCGCGGTGATGACATGTACCGCCTGCATCTCGCGGCCGCGGAAGCCGCCCGCCGCGCCGGGGACACCGCCGTCGCCGCCTGTGACCTGGCGACCATCGCCACCAACGCGTACCGGTTCGCGAGCAAGTTCGCCAGGAAGCTGCCTGCGGAGGAGACGGCCGCGCTCATCGCCCAGGCGCGGGAACTGGCCGGCGCGGACCCGGCGGCACAGGCCGCGGTGGCGTTGGCCGAGGCCGCGCGGGAGCTCAACGACGCGATCGGCGCCGCCCACGGCCAGCCCGACGACTCCGGACCGGAGAAGATCGCCCGCGCCGAACGGGCCGTCGAACTGACCCACCGTGCGGGTGATCCGCTCGCCGAATCCGCCGCGCTCGATGTGCTGACCGGCGCCCTGAGCTGGGCCGGTGACGCGTTCGCCGCCGCCGCCACGGCCCGGCGCCGGATCGCGCTGCTGTCGTCCGCACCGAACACGCCGGCCGCCACCCACGAGCTGATCGAGGCGCTCGGCGAGGCCGCCGAGGCCGGCCTCGGCACCGGCGATCTACCCGGGGCTCGCCGGTGGGCACGGCAACTCGCCGATCATCCGTTGCTGGCCGAGGTCGGCCACCGCGCCACGAGCTGGCTGCTGGTCGCCGACGCGCTGGCGGGCAACGTCGACCAGGTGCTCAGCGGCAGCATCCGGTTCCTCGACGCGTGGCGGCGGGCCGGCAGCCCTCCCACGTCAGCCCTCGGCCCGGCGGTGGCCGCGGTGGTGATGATCCACAGCCTCCGCGACGACCACGACGCGCGGCGCGAGTGGGGGACGGTCCTGGACCAGTTCGGCACCACGCCGGAACATGCCTACGGCTACGGCGCGGTCTTCGACGCGATGCTGCTGCTCCACCACGGGCAGGCATCGGAGGCTCTGGAGCGGATGGCCTCTGAGGCCGGCGAGGTGTGGAAATGGGTCACCTGGATCTGGCTCCACTGGTACGTGGCGCTGCGCTCGGAGGCCACCGTGCTCGCCGGGAGCATCGACGCGCGCGCCCGTCTGGCCGACGCCCGGACCGTCACGGCCGGCAACCCGGTCGCCCGTGCCATCGTGGAGCGTGCCGAAGCCCTGCTCGACAACGACCGGGAGCGACTGCTCGCCACGGCGGACGTCTTCGACGCCGCCGGCTGCCGGTACCAGTCGGCACGGACCCTGGTGCTCGCGGGCGGTGACCATGCCGCCCGCGGCGCCGCCGCTCTTGCCGAGCTCGGCCTCACCCCGATGGCCCTGACCTGA
- a CDS encoding DUF1801 domain-containing protein produces the protein MSNTESSTYEGFTAEERAAMKEHAQEQKKAVRRSSRADKAADKAAEEARDVLAKIAEMQDSDRIMAERVHAVITASAPVLAPKLWYGMPAYAMNGKIVCFFQSAAKFKSRYATLGFNDSAKLDEGTMWPAAFALTEVTPEVETRISELVKRAVS, from the coding sequence ATGAGCAACACCGAGAGCAGCACGTACGAGGGATTCACGGCCGAGGAGCGGGCCGCGATGAAGGAGCACGCCCAGGAGCAGAAGAAGGCGGTGCGCCGCAGTTCACGCGCGGACAAGGCGGCGGACAAGGCCGCGGAGGAGGCGCGGGACGTGCTCGCGAAGATCGCCGAGATGCAGGACTCGGACCGGATCATGGCCGAGCGCGTCCATGCCGTCATCACCGCGAGCGCCCCGGTCCTTGCGCCGAAGCTCTGGTACGGGATGCCCGCCTACGCGATGAACGGCAAGATCGTCTGCTTCTTCCAGAGCGCGGCGAAGTTCAAGTCGCGCTACGCGACGCTCGGGTTCAACGACTCGGCGAAGCTGGACGAGGGCACGATGTGGCCGGCCGCTTTCGCCCTGACCGAGGTGACGCCCGAGGTGGAGACCCGGATCAGCGAGCTGGTGAAGCGGGCGGTGAGCTGA
- a CDS encoding Ohr family peroxiredoxin, whose product MAASYTGVVTVTGEGRNGGRIQADDGLLDTTLAIPQAFGGAGGATNPEQLFAAGWGACFLGAVRRAAAQRKIRLTSTAITAEVTLHHGDDGEFGLSAVLNLELGGVDQQTAHELGAAAHRICPYSKATRGNISVAINAKAA is encoded by the coding sequence ATGGCTGCCAGCTACACCGGGGTCGTCACCGTCACGGGGGAAGGCCGCAACGGAGGCCGGATCCAGGCCGACGACGGTCTCCTCGACACCACGCTCGCCATCCCGCAGGCGTTCGGGGGAGCGGGCGGGGCCACCAACCCCGAGCAGTTGTTCGCCGCGGGCTGGGGCGCCTGCTTCCTGGGCGCCGTCAGAAGGGCGGCGGCGCAACGCAAGATCAGGCTGACCAGCACGGCCATCACGGCGGAGGTGACCCTGCACCACGGCGACGACGGCGAGTTCGGCCTCAGCGCCGTGCTCAACCTGGAGCTCGGAGGCGTGGACCAGCAGACGGCTCACGAGCTCGGCGCCGCGGCCCACCGGATCTGCCCGTACTCCAAGGCGACCCGCGGCAACATCTCGGTCGCCATCAACGCGAAGGCCGCCTGA
- a CDS encoding heavy metal-associated domain-containing protein, translating into MTLSVAVSGMSCGHCASTIRQQVLPLRGVERVEVDVTGGRVTVSGGPLLQESQVREAIAEAGYQVLS; encoded by the coding sequence ATGACCCTGTCCGTCGCGGTATCGGGAATGAGTTGCGGGCACTGCGCTTCGACGATCCGGCAGCAGGTCCTGCCGTTGCGGGGCGTCGAGCGGGTGGAGGTGGACGTGACCGGCGGTCGCGTCACGGTGAGCGGAGGGCCGCTGCTTCAGGAGTCGCAGGTCCGCGAGGCGATCGCGGAGGCGGGTTACCAGGTGCTCTCCTGA
- a CDS encoding carboxymuconolactone decarboxylase family protein, translated as MIDFRVYNESDAPEAARPMLEAAKKRMGFVTTLNGVMAESPELLAGYNALAEQFGKSSLPGPAKHVVWITASVENGCEYCVAAHSTLALRARVPADVVEALRTGKPLPDAALEAARRLTQVMVAQRGWVDDAEIEAFLAAGYTRRHVLDIVLGVGMKTLSNYTNHIAHTPLDPAWQGQEWTRDQPQV; from the coding sequence ATGATCGATTTCCGTGTCTACAACGAGAGCGACGCCCCCGAGGCGGCCCGCCCGATGCTGGAGGCCGCCAAGAAGCGCATGGGGTTCGTGACCACGCTGAACGGCGTGATGGCCGAATCGCCCGAGCTGCTGGCCGGCTACAACGCCCTGGCCGAGCAGTTCGGCAAGTCCTCCCTGCCCGGACCGGCCAAGCACGTGGTGTGGATCACCGCCAGCGTGGAGAACGGCTGCGAGTACTGCGTGGCCGCGCACTCCACCCTGGCGTTGCGCGCCCGCGTCCCGGCCGATGTGGTCGAGGCCCTACGGACGGGCAAGCCGCTGCCGGACGCCGCGCTGGAGGCGGCCCGGCGCCTCACCCAGGTGATGGTCGCCCAGCGCGGCTGGGTGGACGACGCGGAGATCGAGGCGTTCCTGGCCGCCGGCTACACGCGTCGCCACGTGCTCGACATCGTCCTCGGCGTGGGGATGAAGACGCTGTCGAACTACACCAACCACATCGCCCACACCCCGCTGGACCCGGCCTGGCAGGGCCAGGAATGGACCCGCGATCAGCCACAGGTCTGA
- a CDS encoding ABC-F family ATP-binding cassette domain-containing protein, translating into MSAAFIVCSDLSFSWPDDTPVFSDLSFTVGGGRTGLVAPNGAGKSTLLKLIAGEHRPRGGSVSVEGVLGYLPQSLPLTGDLTVAEVLGIAPVIAALDAIESGDAAEEHFTTIGNDWDIEERTRAQLDRLGLGELAFNRTLATLSGGQVVSLGLAAQLLKRPDVLLLDEPTNNLDLGARRRLHDVLGDWNGCLLVVSHDRALLDRMDRIAELDRGEVRFYGGGFTAYEEAVRTEQEAAERNVRSAEQELKREKREMQQARERAERRAGTAARNLKSAGLPRIFAGNMKRGAQESAGRAGQMHAARVSDAKARLDEAGRALRDDQKIALDLPGTNVPAGRTVFHGERLQARGLFAEPGIDLTVRGPERIALTGPNGAGKSTLLRLISGDLEPDGGTTRRADGRVAYLSQRLDLLDVERTVAENLAAFAPGMPAAERMNLLARFLFRGARAHLPVGVLSGGERLRATLACVLCAEPAPQLLLLDEPTNNLDLVSVGQLESALGAYEGAFVVVSHDERFLAEIKVERRLEVSGGRLLETGGPAGE; encoded by the coding sequence ATGTCCGCTGCTTTCATCGTCTGTTCCGACCTGTCCTTCTCCTGGCCTGATGACACGCCCGTCTTCAGCGATCTGTCCTTCACCGTGGGCGGCGGCCGTACCGGTCTCGTCGCCCCGAACGGCGCGGGAAAGAGCACGCTGCTCAAGCTGATCGCCGGCGAACACCGGCCCCGTGGCGGCAGCGTCTCCGTCGAGGGCGTGCTCGGCTACCTGCCGCAGAGCCTGCCCCTCACCGGCGACCTGACCGTGGCCGAGGTCCTCGGCATCGCCCCGGTGATCGCCGCGCTGGACGCCATCGAGTCGGGCGACGCCGCCGAGGAGCACTTCACCACCATCGGCAACGACTGGGACATCGAGGAGCGCACCCGTGCCCAGCTCGACCGGCTCGGACTCGGCGAGCTCGCGTTCAACCGCACGCTGGCCACGCTGAGCGGCGGCCAGGTCGTCTCGCTCGGACTGGCAGCCCAACTCCTCAAGCGGCCCGACGTCCTGCTGCTCGACGAGCCGACGAACAACCTCGACCTCGGCGCGCGCCGCAGGCTCCACGACGTGCTCGGCGACTGGAACGGCTGCCTGCTCGTGGTCAGTCACGACCGGGCCCTGCTCGACCGCATGGACCGCATCGCCGAGCTCGACCGGGGCGAGGTCCGCTTCTACGGCGGCGGCTTCACCGCGTACGAGGAGGCCGTGCGTACCGAGCAGGAGGCCGCCGAACGCAACGTGCGCAGCGCCGAGCAGGAGCTCAAGCGCGAGAAGCGGGAGATGCAGCAGGCCCGCGAGCGCGCCGAGCGCCGGGCCGGCACCGCCGCCCGCAACCTCAAGAGCGCCGGCCTGCCGCGGATCTTCGCCGGGAACATGAAGCGCGGCGCGCAGGAGTCGGCCGGGCGGGCGGGCCAGATGCACGCCGCCCGCGTCAGCGACGCCAAGGCCAGGCTCGACGAGGCCGGGCGGGCGCTGCGCGACGACCAGAAGATCGCGCTGGACCTGCCGGGCACGAATGTGCCCGCCGGCCGCACGGTCTTCCACGGGGAGCGCCTTCAGGCCCGCGGCCTGTTCGCCGAGCCGGGCATCGACCTGACCGTCCGCGGACCGGAGCGGATCGCGCTGACCGGCCCCAACGGCGCGGGCAAGTCCACCCTGCTGCGCCTGATCAGCGGCGACCTGGAGCCCGACGGCGGCACGACCAGGCGGGCCGACGGCCGGGTCGCCTACCTGTCGCAGCGGCTCGACCTGCTCGACGTCGAGCGCACCGTGGCCGAGAACCTGGCCGCGTTCGCCCCCGGCATGCCGGCGGCGGAGCGGATGAACCTGCTGGCCCGCTTCCTGTTCCGTGGCGCGCGTGCGCACCTGCCGGTGGGTGTGCTGTCGGGCGGCGAACGGCTGCGCGCCACGCTGGCCTGCGTGTTGTGCGCCGAGCCTGCGCCCCAGCTCCTGCTGCTCGACGAGCCCACGAACAACCTCGACCTGGTCAGCGTGGGGCAGCTGGAGAGCGCGCTCGGCGCGTACGAGGGGGCCTTCGTGGTGGTCAGCCACGACGAGCGGTTCCTCGCGGAGATCAAGGTGGAGCGCCGGCTGGAGGTGTCCGGCGGGCGGCTGCTGGAGACCGGTGGACCCGCCGGTGAGTGA
- a CDS encoding VOC family protein, whose protein sequence is MSSNLGIKTVLHPVSDLAKAKAVYAALLGIPPHVESSYYVGFELEGQHVGLVPGGGPQGMTSPVVYWHVPDIEAKLAELTAAGATVKEAAHEVGAGRVVATVIDPDGNVLGLLQDR, encoded by the coding sequence ATGTCTTCCAACCTGGGAATCAAGACGGTGCTGCACCCGGTGTCCGACCTGGCGAAGGCCAAGGCGGTGTACGCGGCCCTGCTCGGTATCCCGCCGCATGTCGAGTCTTCCTACTACGTCGGTTTCGAGCTCGAGGGCCAGCACGTCGGACTGGTGCCGGGCGGTGGGCCGCAGGGCATGACCTCGCCGGTGGTCTACTGGCACGTACCGGACATCGAGGCGAAGCTGGCCGAGCTGACCGCCGCGGGGGCCACCGTGAAGGAGGCCGCGCACGAGGTCGGCGCCGGTCGCGTGGTGGCCACCGTCATCGACCCCGACGGCAACGTCCTCGGGCTCCTGCAGGACCGGTGA
- a CDS encoding helix-turn-helix domain-containing protein, which translates to MPDVKHFDPDVALDQVVRLFWERGADVTGIAEVTQATGLSRSSLYATFGGKERLQAAALRRYLERQSRPVFDALAADERGLPAVAGFFERLVAARCTGEHARWGCLVTNTHTGAAREAPEVRQVLDAHHAALRAAMRAALEAARNRGQVRPGTDLEAGAETLALLAYGVNLRSRAGADAAGLLAGVRAVLDGFTHTEER; encoded by the coding sequence ATGCCGGACGTCAAGCACTTCGATCCCGACGTGGCGTTGGACCAGGTGGTGCGCCTGTTCTGGGAACGCGGCGCCGATGTCACCGGCATCGCCGAGGTCACGCAGGCCACCGGGCTGAGCCGCTCCAGCCTGTATGCGACCTTCGGGGGCAAGGAGCGGCTGCAGGCCGCCGCGCTGCGCCGCTACCTGGAGCGGCAGTCACGGCCGGTGTTCGACGCGCTGGCCGCCGACGAACGTGGCCTGCCTGCTGTCGCCGGCTTCTTCGAGCGACTGGTGGCGGCACGCTGCACCGGTGAGCACGCCCGCTGGGGCTGCCTGGTCACCAACACGCACACCGGCGCCGCCCGCGAGGCTCCCGAGGTCCGGCAGGTCCTGGATGCCCACCACGCCGCCCTGCGAGCGGCGATGCGCGCCGCGCTGGAGGCGGCACGCAATCGCGGTCAAGTACGGCCCGGAACGGACCTGGAGGCGGGCGCGGAGACGCTGGCGCTGCTGGCCTACGGGGTCAACCTGCGCTCGCGGGCCGGAGCCGACGCGGCCGGGCTGCTGGCGGGCGTCCGCGCCGTACTGGATGGTTTCACCCACACCGAGGAGAGATGA
- a CDS encoding glyoxalase produces MTSFGSVILEVPDLTAADAFYQAFGLDSFVNVRASDAPTTGFRGFALSLVVSQPGNVDAFVGAALDAGATTLKPATKSFWGYGGVVRAPDGTICKIATSNKKDTGPATRQVDQVALLLGVADVKASKRFYVDRGLTVAKSFGGKYVEFDTPSSAVTLALYPRRALAKDTGMPQEGTGSHRIVIAGAAGTFTDPDGFVWETATV; encoded by the coding sequence ATGACCTCCTTCGGCTCAGTCATCCTCGAAGTTCCGGACCTCACGGCCGCCGACGCCTTCTACCAGGCCTTCGGGCTGGACTCTTTTGTGAACGTACGTGCCTCGGACGCGCCGACGACCGGCTTCCGTGGGTTCGCGCTGTCACTCGTGGTGTCCCAGCCGGGCAACGTCGACGCCTTCGTCGGCGCCGCCCTCGACGCCGGCGCAACGACGCTGAAGCCGGCCACCAAGAGCTTCTGGGGCTACGGCGGCGTCGTACGCGCCCCGGACGGAACGATCTGCAAGATCGCGACCTCGAACAAGAAGGACACCGGCCCTGCCACCCGGCAGGTCGACCAGGTGGCGCTCCTGTTGGGAGTGGCGGACGTCAAGGCGAGCAAGCGGTTCTACGTCGACCGCGGCCTGACCGTGGCGAAGAGCTTCGGCGGCAAGTACGTCGAGTTCGACACCCCGTCGTCGGCCGTCACGCTGGCCCTCTACCCTCGCCGCGCCCTCGCCAAGGACACCGGCATGCCCCAGGAGGGCACCGGATCGCACCGCATCGTGATCGCCGGCGCTGCCGGGACCTTCACCGACCCCGACGGGTTCGTCTGGGAGACCGCAACCGTCTGA
- a CDS encoding flavin reductase family protein — MRVDFDPEAMGGTAFFRFLTSVVIPRPIAWISTVTPDGAVENLAPHSFFSIASTDPPIVQFTSIGRKDSLRNVEDTGEFVVNFSAEPLLHLINSTATDFPRSVSEFDFAGIEREASRHVRPPRVAASPVVLECRSHTTLRMGNSTLVFGRVFLAAVHEDYVVGGRPDAERLRPLTKLGADEWGTLGSILHLSRIPYEEPQPA, encoded by the coding sequence ATGCGCGTCGATTTCGATCCCGAGGCCATGGGCGGTACGGCCTTCTTCAGGTTCCTGACCTCGGTCGTCATCCCGCGCCCGATCGCGTGGATCTCCACCGTCACACCGGACGGAGCCGTCGAGAACCTCGCCCCGCACTCCTTCTTCAGCATCGCCAGCACCGACCCGCCGATCGTGCAGTTCACCTCGATCGGCCGCAAGGATTCCCTGCGCAACGTCGAGGACACCGGGGAGTTCGTCGTCAACTTCTCCGCCGAACCTCTGCTGCACCTGATCAACTCCACCGCGACCGACTTCCCGCGGAGCGTCAGCGAATTCGACTTCGCCGGAATCGAACGCGAGGCGAGCCGTCATGTGCGGCCGCCCAGAGTGGCCGCCTCCCCCGTCGTCCTGGAGTGCCGTTCGCACACCACCCTGCGCATGGGCAACTCCACCTTGGTCTTCGGCCGGGTGTTCCTCGCGGCAGTGCACGAGGACTACGTCGTCGGGGGCCGACCTGACGCCGAACGACTGCGTCCGCTGACCAAGCTCGGCGCGGACGAGTGGGGAACGCTGGGCTCGATCCTGCATCTGAGCCGCATCCCTTACGAGGAGCCGCAGCCCGCATGA